From one Dermacentor andersoni chromosome 1, qqDerAnde1_hic_scaffold, whole genome shotgun sequence genomic stretch:
- the LOC129380182 gene encoding uncharacterized protein translates to MEAPDQVTLQSLSQAQALSSLYGFLVSHAAYAFFVSEQAEKYANSSCASPNEHTLAENSRTLAAQLRDLLCTIKLTASVHGGNVEFSASEERVASLRVCDESTCSRRLLRDCQVRALLARSQSSVTETA, encoded by the exons ATGGAAGCGCCTGACCAGGTGACCCTACAG AGCCTGAGCCAGGCGCAAGCGTTGAGCAGCCTGTACGGCTTCCTGGTGAGCCACGCGGCGTACGCCTTCTTCGTGAGCGAGCAGGCCGAGAAGTACGCGAACAGTTCGTGCGCTAGTCCCAACGAGCACACACTGGCCGAGAACAGCCGCACGCTGGCCGCCCAGCTGCGCGACTTGCTGTGCACCATCAAGCTGACGGCGAGCGTCCACGGCGGGAACGTCGAGTTCAGCGCCTCCGAGGAGCGCGTGGCGTCGCTGCGTGTCTGCGACGAGAGCACGTGCAGCAGGAGGCTGCTCAGGGACTGCCAGGTACGCGCTCTCCTCGCGCGGTCACAGAGCTCTGTTACGGAGACCGCCTGA